In Platichthys flesus chromosome 20, fPlaFle2.1, whole genome shotgun sequence, a single genomic region encodes these proteins:
- the rsl1d1 gene encoding ribosomal L1 domain-containing protein 1, translating to MADKPEAALDRTQVKKAVQALQAFLQTKSTKDSLLLDDTQHISLLLTFWKIPKEAQTIRIPLPHGQRTDSEEVCLFTRDEPNMTSEQTQRFYKRVLEEKGIKMITEIIPYKVLKTEYKPFEAKRRLLGNFDMFLSDDRIRRLLPSHLGKHFYERKKEPMCVDLQSKHLARDIQSLIQGTYLKVTNKGSCCMVRIAHSSMTADEVTENIEAAVKTIVAKIRMKGPMMKIIHLKSQSSVALPIFTSDLTHISVLQQAEKDGETPKKPRGAAAKKQTKRKQKGGTKQTDATTEGNKEGEEEIPQLVPIETPTKKPKLEKPLKKMPLGKSPRPAMKKGRKSPGRKAPGRKAQGRQRKTGGKPEFRGKRKGIRGK from the exons ATGGCCGACAAACCAGAAGCAGCGTTAGACCGGACCCAG gtGAAAAAGGCCGTTCAGGCTCTACAGGCTTTCCTCCAAACCAAGTCCACCAAGGACTCTCTGCTGCTGGACGACACCCAGCACATCAGCCTGCTCCTCACCTTCTGGAAGATCCCCAAGGAGGCGCAGACCATCCGCAT TCCTCTGCCCCATGGTCAGCGCACCGACTCGGAGGAGGTCTGCCTCTTCACCAGAGACGAGCCCAACATGACCTCCGAGCAGACACAGAGGTTCTACAAGCGGGTGCTGGAGGAGAAGGGCATCAAGATGATAACTGAG ATCATTCCCTACAAGGTCCTGAAGACAGAGTACAAACCGTTTGAAGCTAAGCGCCGTCTGTTGGGAAACTTTGACATGTTTCTGTCCGATGACCGCATCCGGCGCCTGCTGCCGTCCCACCTCGGAAAACATTTCTACGAGAGGAAAAA GGAGCCAATGTGTGTGGACCTGCAGAGCAAACATCTGGCCAGAGACATCCAGAGCCTCATCCAGGGCACCTACCTGAAGGTGACCAACAAAGGCAGCTGCTG TATGGTTCGCATTGCTCACTCCAGCATGACGGCAGACGAGGTGACAGAGAACATCGAGGCTGCTGTCAAAACAATTGTGGCCAAAATCCGTATG AAAGGACCAATGATGAAGATCATCCATTTGAAAAGTCAATCGTCAGTGGCGCTGCCCATcttcacctctgacctcacacACATCAGCGTgctgcagcaggcagagaaggatggagagactCCAAAGAAACCG agaggagcagcagctaaaaagcagacaaagagaaaacagaagggCGGCACAAAGCAGACAGATGCGACCACAGAGGGGAacaaggagggggaggaagaaatCCCACAGCTGGTTCCCATTGAAACACCAACCAAGAAGCCTAAACTGGAG aAGCCGCTGAAAAAGATGCCGTTGGGGAAATCTCCCAGACCCGCTatgaagaaaggaagaaaatcGCCGGGCAGAAAAGCGCCTGGCAGAAAAGCGCAgggcagacagagaaagacggGCGGCAAGCCCGAGttcagagggaaaagaaaagggattAGAGGGAAATGA